A genome region from Bacillaceae bacterium IKA-2 includes the following:
- a CDS encoding ComF family protein, whose protein sequence is MHCLICKQPFLEKISWQFVYALTTPAMICELCSEKLTEIQGEICRKCGRPFAHLDPQFRSGDRCADCIRWQSDALEKNRSLYVYNDFLQEVIATWKYRGDAELVKLFWQPLQKAAKQFPVDVAVPIPLDETRLYERSFNQAKLLAEGLPFEVVEVLQRPQESRKQSKKTRKERLQEEDKEEKFQIVPALLHTIQDKKVLLVDDIYTTGATLYEAAAVLKANQAAHVYALTVARG, encoded by the coding sequence ATGCACTGCCTAATTTGTAAACAACCTTTTTTGGAAAAGATAAGCTGGCAGTTTGTCTACGCGCTCACGACCCCGGCAATGATTTGTGAACTATGTAGTGAGAAACTAACAGAAATCCAAGGTGAGATCTGTAGAAAATGCGGTCGCCCCTTTGCTCATCTTGATCCCCAATTTAGAAGCGGTGATCGATGCGCAGATTGCATCAGATGGCAAAGTGATGCTTTAGAAAAAAATCGATCATTGTACGTTTATAATGATTTTTTACAAGAAGTGATCGCAACTTGGAAATATCGAGGTGACGCCGAGTTAGTAAAGTTGTTTTGGCAACCGTTACAAAAAGCAGCCAAACAATTTCCCGTTGATGTCGCCGTACCAATTCCACTCGATGAGACTCGCCTTTACGAACGAAGTTTTAATCAAGCAAAACTATTAGCTGAAGGGCTTCCATTCGAAGTCGTCGAAGTATTGCAAAGACCTCAAGAATCTCGTAAACAAAGTAAAAAAACACGTAAAGAACGCTTACAAGAAGAAGATAAAGAGGAAAAGTTTCAAATCGTGCCAGCGCTACTTCACACCATCCAAGACAAGAAAGTTTTACTCGTTGATGACATTTATACAACAGGAGCAACACTTTATGAAGCGGCAGCTGTTTTAAAGGCCAATCAGGCAGCTCATGTGTACGCCCTCACTGTTGCTAGGGGCTAG
- a CDS encoding helicase-related protein yields MLLIYWSTKDNPCGSGKTEILFEGINSALEMGQNVLIATPRRDVVHELTPRLKKVFPDVEVLSLYGGSEDRGKSGQLIIATTHQLLRYENCFDFVVIDEVDAFPLSYDPMLKHAINQAGKNDATTILLTATPDKQLQKQVQNGILTAVKIPKRYHGFPLPVPKLKWIGSWQNQLKKADIPSLLTDWLSEKVAAQQQAFLFVPSVTVLKKLVPLLQTQFQALDGVHSEDPERNEKVQKFRNAEIQLLVTTTILERGVTVANVAVAIYGADDDVFSESALVQISGRVGRSSEFPSGEIIFFHYGKTEAMLDAIDHINEMNKLGS; encoded by the coding sequence ATACTTCTTATATATTGGTCTACTAAAGATAATCCTTGTGGTTCTGGGAAAACTGAAATCCTCTTTGAAGGCATAAACTCCGCGCTTGAAATGGGTCAGAATGTCCTGATTGCAACCCCGCGTCGAGACGTTGTTCATGAACTTACACCGCGCTTAAAAAAAGTTTTTCCTGACGTTGAAGTTCTCTCACTCTATGGCGGTAGCGAAGATCGCGGCAAGTCAGGTCAACTAATCATTGCAACGACGCACCAACTGCTTCGCTATGAAAATTGTTTTGATTTTGTCGTGATTGATGAAGTCGATGCGTTCCCACTTTCCTATGACCCAATGTTGAAACATGCCATCAATCAAGCTGGCAAAAACGATGCTACGACAATCCTCTTAACCGCAACTCCAGATAAGCAATTGCAAAAACAAGTACAAAACGGCATTTTAACCGCAGTGAAAATTCCGAAACGCTATCATGGCTTTCCACTACCTGTTCCAAAATTAAAATGGATCGGTAGCTGGCAAAATCAGTTAAAAAAAGCCGATATTCCAAGTCTCCTGACTGATTGGCTTTCAGAAAAAGTAGCCGCACAGCAACAAGCATTTCTGTTTGTCCCCTCAGTAACAGTCCTTAAAAAGCTCGTCCCACTACTTCAAACTCAATTTCAAGCTCTTGATGGAGTTCACTCAGAGGACCCCGAACGCAATGAAAAAGTTCAAAAATTTCGTAACGCTGAAATTCAACTTCTTGTCACGACAACAATATTGGAACGAGGGGTGACCGTGGCAAATGTCGCTGTCGCTATCTATGGTGCTGATGATGATGTTTTTAGCGAAAGCGCACTCGTGCAAATATCAGGACGTGTCGGTCGCAGCAGCGAATTTCCTAGTGGCGAAATTATTTTTTTTCATTATGGGAAAACAGAAGCAATGCTTGATGCGATTGATCATATTAACGAAATGAACAAACTTGGGAGCTGA
- a CDS encoding DUF6262 family protein — MATKKNKKDNTLGLKEHAKLRQQQTFEKVDKAIAKLKRSKTKQINFKTVAEEAGVTPATLYNNLQIKERIMGLREMQKRKAIEEKEAKEDVLYTTPNQQKVQQIKQLRQKVRELEEDKRNLLLQLVEHEELKDEVIRLREHVKKVTPI; from the coding sequence ATGGCAACAAAGAAGAATAAAAAGGATAACACGCTTGGGTTAAAAGAACACGCTAAATTACGTCAACAACAAACTTTTGAAAAAGTAGATAAGGCTATAGCAAAATTAAAGCGTTCCAAAACCAAGCAAATCAACTTTAAAACTGTTGCGGAAGAAGCAGGAGTTACCCCTGCCACTTTATATAATAACCTTCAAATCAAAGAGCGGATCATGGGTTTACGTGAAATGCAAAAACGAAAAGCAATTGAAGAAAAAGAAGCTAAAGAAGATGTTTTGTACACCACACCGAACCAACAAAAAGTTCAGCAAATTAAACAACTACGACAAAAAGTGAGAGAACTTGAAGAAGATAAACGCAATCTTCTCTTGCAATTGGTGGAACACGAAGAACTGAAAGACGAGGTTATTCGATTGAGAGAACACGTTAAGAAAGTAACTCCAATTTAA
- a CDS encoding tyrosine-type recombinase/integrase — translation MNEDKILTKCAVILLSQTGLRLSEILSLKIGCVKPLSEGGYYMDCTISKTNRGIPTPHKIFVNELVVDTIQELEEHTNKLRQESEFEELFLSRVHGHYGEIVTLKPSSSWYTRIKKFIKKWDIRGDDGELYPLQAHQFRVNYCNDLIRKRVPISFIMKHYQHVTSEMTDHYKRVKIEETANMVKSIIAPNSKIAGINASIIKRNLAQQFKGKAEEEIEDFISNLTKEMYINPLPTGICLQDSRRGGCDNGDGCIFINCPNYVTTEEYYPIHKRELDLLESEMERYEAEGRTREHQRLKAKWIYLNPIVERLEAQIHGNKEE, via the coding sequence ATGAATGAAGATAAAATTTTAACTAAATGTGCAGTTATATTGTTATCTCAAACAGGGCTTCGTCTTAGCGAAATTTTAAGTTTGAAAATAGGTTGTGTTAAGCCACTTTCAGAAGGTGGTTATTATATGGACTGTACGATATCAAAAACAAACAGAGGTATTCCCACCCCACATAAGATATTTGTCAATGAGTTAGTAGTAGACACGATACAAGAACTCGAAGAACATACTAATAAATTAAGGCAAGAAAGTGAATTTGAAGAATTATTTTTATCGAGAGTGCATGGTCATTATGGGGAAATAGTAACACTGAAACCTTCAAGCTCTTGGTATACTCGAATAAAAAAATTTATTAAAAAATGGGATATAAGAGGTGATGATGGTGAATTATATCCGTTACAAGCTCACCAGTTTAGAGTGAATTACTGTAATGATTTAATTCGAAAGAGAGTACCTATTTCATTTATTATGAAACATTATCAACATGTTACATCTGAAATGACCGACCATTACAAACGAGTCAAAATTGAAGAAACAGCAAATATGGTAAAGAGTATTATTGCTCCTAATAGTAAAATTGCAGGTATTAACGCAAGTATCATTAAAAGAAATCTAGCACAACAGTTTAAAGGCAAAGCCGAAGAAGAAATCGAAGATTTCATTTCTAATTTAACAAAAGAAATGTATATCAATCCTCTACCTACTGGTATATGTCTACAAGATTCTCGTAGGGGGGGATGTGATAATGGTGACGGTTGTATCTTCATCAATTGCCCTAACTATGTAACTACGGAGGAATATTACCCTATCCATAAGCGTGAACTAGACCTCCTAGAGAGTGAAATGGAACGCTATGAAGCAGAAGGTAGGACAAGAGAACATCAACGTTTAAAAGCGAAATGGATATATTTAAACCCGATTGTGGAACGATTGGAGGCACAGATACATGGCAACAAAGAAGAATAA
- a CDS encoding site-specific integrase produces MKPTDFSRYLTGFLTKYLPGEMGFSINTIASYRDTFVLFLTFIKDKKGIKTNSLTLGMINKEMVIHFLDWIETERGCSTATRNVRLAALHSFFQYLQYQSPDNLLEWQRILGIRVKKTETKSISYLTLNGIRLLLEMPDQSTKIGRRDLALLSIMYESGGRVQEIIDLTPSQVRFDRPCTVKLIGKGNKARIVPLMDAPLDLLNRYMDEQGLLSLSANMYPLFCNKRGEKLTRAGVNYILDKYARKARIKDQILIPERFSCHCLRHSKAMHLLQAGVNLIYIRDILGHRSVQTTEIYAKVDSKQKREAIEKAYTDVVPKGAPSWQKSGDLLEWLKRFDK; encoded by the coding sequence ATGAAGCCGACTGATTTCTCTCGCTATCTGACAGGATTTCTTACAAAATACCTGCCAGGAGAAATGGGGTTCAGTATAAATACGATTGCCTCTTATAGAGACACATTTGTACTTTTCCTTACATTTATCAAGGATAAAAAAGGAATAAAAACAAATTCTCTGACGCTGGGCATGATTAATAAGGAAATGGTTATTCACTTTCTTGACTGGATAGAAACAGAGCGTGGCTGTAGTACAGCCACAAGGAACGTCCGCCTTGCGGCATTACACTCTTTCTTCCAATATCTCCAGTATCAGAGCCCCGATAATCTTTTGGAATGGCAGAGAATCCTTGGAATCCGGGTTAAGAAAACAGAAACAAAATCAATCAGTTACCTAACGCTTAATGGGATCAGACTACTTTTGGAAATGCCTGATCAGTCAACTAAAATAGGACGAAGAGATCTTGCTCTTTTGTCAATTATGTATGAAAGCGGTGGAAGAGTACAGGAAATCATTGACCTCACTCCGTCACAAGTACGTTTTGACAGACCATGTACTGTAAAGTTAATTGGTAAGGGGAATAAAGCCCGGATAGTCCCTCTGATGGATGCTCCGTTAGATTTATTAAATCGATATATGGATGAGCAGGGGCTGTTAAGTTTGTCAGCAAACATGTACCCATTGTTCTGTAACAAAAGAGGAGAAAAACTGACCCGGGCAGGGGTGAATTACATACTAGATAAATATGCACGCAAGGCTCGTATTAAAGATCAAATATTAATCCCAGAACGATTTAGCTGTCATTGTCTGAGACATTCAAAAGCTATGCACTTACTCCAAGCAGGAGTTAATCTCATATACATCCGTGATATACTAGGTCACCGTTCTGTCCAAACAACTGAAATTTACGCTAAGGTAGATTCAAAACAAAAAAGAGAAGCAATTGAAAAAGCATATACAGATGTTGTACCAAAAGGTGCACCTTCTTGGCAAAAAAGTGGAGATTTATTGGAATGGCTAAAAAGATTTGATAAATAA
- a CDS encoding tyrosine-type recombinase/integrase: MMPNYCGIYAGLIEQYIDFKRNLGYKFVDATYTLSLFDRFTIDNAVLKLGLSKEIVDKWSEKRPNESDKTRYARIHYIAKFSAYLNDMGYPSHIPRLPKKYSSTFVPHIFSKKEVNAFFDACDTLKVNRRFETTVYVLPALFRMLYGCGIRISEALSLTCKDVDLDAKNIIVRETKNGKDRILPLSETLTEVCIQYRNVRPGKYEPKGYFFIKNNGQKCNAKAIYEWFRKILWNAGIPHGGKGFGPRMHDFRHTFSVHSLVKMSEAGLDLYYSLPILSKYLGHQSLEATDKYVRLTSDMYPDLIREVDNVCAYVFPEVDHYEAD, from the coding sequence ATGATGCCGAACTATTGTGGTATTTATGCTGGTTTAATCGAACAGTACATTGATTTCAAAAGAAACCTCGGTTACAAGTTTGTTGATGCCACTTACACACTTTCGTTATTTGACAGATTTACAATAGATAATGCCGTATTAAAACTCGGTCTATCAAAGGAGATTGTTGATAAATGGAGTGAGAAGCGTCCAAATGAATCAGACAAGACACGTTATGCGAGGATTCATTATATTGCAAAATTTTCCGCCTATTTAAATGATATGGGATATCCATCACATATACCGAGATTGCCTAAAAAGTACAGCAGTACGTTTGTACCACATATTTTCTCGAAAAAGGAAGTGAATGCATTCTTCGATGCATGTGATACGCTTAAAGTTAATAGACGATTTGAAACAACTGTGTATGTACTCCCCGCTTTATTTAGAATGCTATATGGCTGTGGCATCCGTATCAGCGAAGCGTTATCCCTAACATGTAAGGATGTTGATCTTGATGCAAAAAATATTATTGTCAGGGAAACGAAAAACGGCAAAGACCGAATACTCCCATTATCTGAAACACTAACTGAGGTGTGTATTCAATATAGGAATGTTCGTCCCGGCAAATATGAACCGAAAGGTTATTTTTTTATCAAGAACAATGGGCAAAAATGTAATGCCAAGGCAATATATGAATGGTTCAGAAAAATACTCTGGAATGCAGGAATTCCACATGGTGGGAAGGGTTTTGGCCCAAGAATGCATGACTTTCGTCACACTTTCAGTGTACACTCTCTTGTGAAAATGTCAGAAGCTGGGCTAGATTTATACTACTCACTCCCAATATTATCAAAATATCTTGGGCATCAGTCATTAGAGGCTACAGATAAGTATGTAAGGCTAACATCTGACATGTACCCTGATTTAATTAGAGAAGTAGATAACGTTTGTGCCTATGTATTTCCGGAGGTTGACCATTATGAAGCCGACTGA
- a CDS encoding site-specific integrase, which yields MEQKYQTFEQLSSEVVKSLRDMSYSESRISQYRSAWQKLATFMENNQIEYYSASVGGAFIADFIGTGKYEEFSHWEKSIIRCVDVLTEFQSTGTFQYRRAKKSYQFYGCIGNPMVDFLNHRKSLGITENTLGHYRLNLHRFLSFFNEEGVMETEAIKKQHILGFVNQLGFYTPATRHSMLTTLRGFMRYLHDNGYTGIDFSYLIPKDNYKKQCKLPTTYTKNEVESLINTVDRSSPKGKRDAAMILLAARLGLRASDICLLKFENIHWEKNTITLVQQKTKNKIEHPLLIEIGEAIIDYLKYGRPKSDLPYVFLHAIPPYNCLNRSTLHSIVTFYLRRAGIKNITEKKHGPHALRHSLAGQLLEQKIPIHVISEVLGHKNTESTKTYLRIDLTSLSQCALDVPLLKTPFYAKEVE from the coding sequence ATGGAACAAAAATATCAAACATTTGAACAACTGTCCTCAGAAGTAGTTAAATCCCTTCGGGATATGTCCTATTCCGAATCAAGGATAAGCCAATATCGTTCCGCGTGGCAAAAACTGGCTACTTTTATGGAAAACAATCAGATTGAGTATTATTCAGCGTCAGTAGGTGGAGCATTTATAGCTGACTTTATTGGTACTGGGAAATACGAGGAATTTAGCCATTGGGAAAAGAGCATAATCCGGTGTGTGGATGTTCTAACTGAATTTCAGTCTACAGGAACGTTCCAATACAGAAGGGCAAAGAAATCCTACCAATTTTATGGTTGCATCGGTAATCCTATGGTGGATTTCCTTAATCACCGAAAATCTTTGGGTATTACAGAAAATACGCTTGGTCATTACCGATTAAATCTTCATCGCTTTCTTAGTTTTTTTAATGAAGAAGGAGTCATGGAAACCGAAGCAATTAAAAAACAACACATTTTAGGATTTGTGAATCAGCTTGGTTTTTATACACCTGCAACGCGCCACAGCATGCTTACCACTTTACGTGGGTTTATGAGATATCTACATGACAATGGGTATACAGGGATTGACTTTTCATACCTAATTCCAAAAGACAATTACAAGAAGCAATGTAAACTACCCACGACATATACGAAAAATGAAGTTGAATCATTAATCAATACTGTTGACAGAAGTAGCCCAAAAGGGAAGCGTGATGCTGCTATGATACTATTGGCTGCACGATTGGGATTGAGGGCTTCTGACATCTGTCTGTTGAAGTTTGAAAACATACACTGGGAAAAGAATACAATTACACTTGTTCAACAAAAGACTAAAAATAAGATTGAGCATCCACTTTTAATAGAAATAGGAGAGGCTATTATCGATTATCTGAAGTATGGACGGCCTAAATCTGATCTTCCTTATGTCTTCCTACATGCAATCCCGCCATATAACTGCCTAAATAGATCGACTTTGCATAGCATTGTTACTTTTTATCTCCGTCGTGCTGGCATTAAAAACATAACAGAAAAGAAACATGGTCCTCATGCTTTGAGGCACAGTCTTGCTGGGCAACTACTGGAACAAAAAATACCCATCCATGTTATATCAGAAGTGCTAGGTCACAAGAATACCGAAAGCACAAAAACTTATTTACGAATAGACTTAACATCTTTGAGCCAATGCGCATTAGATGTTCCACTCTTAAAAACGCCATTTTATGCCAAGGAGGTGGAATGA
- the istB gene encoding IS21-like element helper ATPase IstB, whose amino-acid sequence MQIQEMAHILKLPYIKTNYQMLLDEANHTNMTHRELISRLLERELELRLENGLKHRLRRAKFPLNKYLEDFDKSKYHKKFIPKFEELETLQFIENKENIILIGSPGCGKSHYSIGLGIKACLEGKSVLFISVPNLIIELKEAMSESKLSQYKTKFEKYSLVVLDELGYVSFDKIGCEILFNLLSNRNDKGSIIITTNLAFDRWEEIFKDPMLTGAIVDRLAHKSHILDISREVSHRFEETMSWLKPTK is encoded by the coding sequence ATGCAAATACAAGAAATGGCCCATATACTAAAATTACCCTATATAAAAACCAATTATCAAATGCTTCTTGATGAAGCAAACCATACAAACATGACCCACCGAGAGCTGATAAGTCGTCTACTCGAAAGAGAATTAGAACTAAGGCTTGAGAATGGTTTAAAACATAGACTCAGAAGGGCTAAATTCCCTCTTAACAAGTACTTAGAAGACTTCGACAAGAGTAAGTACCATAAGAAATTTATACCGAAATTCGAAGAACTAGAAACGTTGCAGTTCATTGAAAATAAAGAAAATATAATCTTAATAGGATCTCCTGGCTGCGGGAAATCACATTATAGTATTGGGCTTGGTATTAAGGCGTGTTTGGAAGGCAAAAGTGTATTGTTTATCTCTGTACCTAACTTAATAATAGAGTTAAAAGAAGCAATGAGTGAAAGCAAACTATCGCAATATAAAACCAAATTTGAAAAGTACAGTCTTGTCGTTTTAGATGAACTGGGATACGTATCATTTGACAAAATTGGTTGTGAAATACTATTTAATTTATTATCAAATAGAAACGATAAAGGATCAATAATCATAACAACAAACTTGGCTTTTGATCGCTGGGAAGAGATTTTTAAAGACCCGATGCTTACTGGTGCAATTGTAGATAGACTTGCTCACAAATCACATATCTTAGATATTTCACGAGAAGTAAGTCACCGATTTGAAGAGACAATGTCATGGCTAAAACCAACTAAATAA
- a CDS encoding site-specific integrase translates to MSIRYKHPKGDVWKLDIDDSNYILEKKFTKLDFSLILNEEFKRLVKAYIWVNFKSNFLVPSTLYKTIQNLKQVDTFLVENDIISLDTMTNNEVDLLISFLNTTTSKYTNKPFGQAHKRHILSSFKGFIRFVQMHYPQQAPKGEIFTGKEFIMNNNIKIDFIPDEVVTQIEEALKIETNVLKRNIIIILKETGMRISELYSLKVQYLSKHPVSGWQLQRYEQKKNKLTDPMPINLNCLKAIREIESHTEEYRQLADDSIKDYLFLHKPDRAEYCGQIKVPHKGTFLDWVRAFCKKHNIIDNTGKITDITNHQFRRTLATDMLSKGTDLHSVASVLGNTLKTTSKYYADIKDKERAEIFESVGIIGDINQINNQVIPDEKEFKWFMENKDTQAKLRNGYCTKPITDDEEICPTYLKMHKCFGCHRYVTTPAYLEEHKKHLVELEEEIDKNATVFGDHFVNHYQPTVEILRDIIIKLEELQNGQES, encoded by the coding sequence ATGAGTATAAGGTACAAACACCCAAAAGGAGATGTATGGAAATTAGATATAGATGACTCGAATTATATTTTAGAAAAAAAGTTTACTAAATTAGACTTTTCTCTGATACTAAACGAAGAATTTAAACGCTTAGTAAAGGCGTATATATGGGTCAATTTCAAAAGCAACTTTTTAGTACCTTCAACATTATACAAAACAATACAAAACTTAAAACAAGTGGATACCTTTCTAGTTGAAAACGATATTATATCTTTGGATACTATGACTAATAATGAAGTTGATTTATTGATAAGCTTTTTGAACACTACAACCTCAAAATATACAAATAAGCCTTTTGGACAAGCACACAAAAGACATATTTTATCTAGTTTTAAAGGTTTCATACGATTTGTTCAAATGCATTATCCTCAGCAAGCGCCAAAAGGCGAAATATTCACAGGTAAAGAATTTATAATGAATAATAATATAAAAATTGACTTTATTCCAGATGAGGTAGTTACTCAAATTGAAGAAGCTTTAAAGATAGAAACAAATGTATTGAAACGAAATATAATTATCATTTTAAAAGAAACTGGAATGAGGATTTCAGAATTGTATTCGTTAAAAGTTCAATATTTATCTAAGCACCCTGTTAGTGGGTGGCAACTACAACGTTACGAGCAGAAAAAAAATAAGCTAACTGACCCTATGCCTATAAACCTCAATTGCCTTAAAGCTATTAGAGAAATTGAGAGCCACACTGAAGAATATCGACAATTAGCTGATGATTCTATTAAAGATTATTTGTTTTTGCATAAACCTGATAGAGCCGAATATTGCGGTCAAATTAAAGTGCCACATAAAGGTACATTTCTCGATTGGGTAAGAGCGTTTTGTAAAAAACACAACATCATCGATAACACTGGCAAAATTACTGATATAACCAATCATCAATTTAGAAGAACATTAGCTACTGACATGCTTTCAAAGGGTACAGATTTACATTCTGTAGCTAGTGTATTGGGGAACACTTTAAAAACCACATCAAAATATTATGCCGACATAAAAGACAAAGAACGAGCGGAAATATTCGAGAGTGTAGGAATTATTGGGGATATAAACCAAATAAACAATCAAGTGATTCCAGATGAAAAAGAGTTTAAATGGTTTATGGAAAATAAAGATACTCAAGCAAAGTTGCGAAATGGTTATTGCACTAAACCAATAACCGATGATGAAGAAATCTGTCCCACATATTTAAAGATGCATAAGTGTTTTGGTTGTCACCGCTATGTTACGACACCTGCATACCTAGAAGAACACAAAAAACACTTAGTAGAATTAGAGGAAGAAATAGACAAAAATGCTACAGTTTTTGGGGATCACTTTGTTAACCATTATCAACCTACGGTTGAAATTTTAAGAGATATTATCATTAAATTGGAGGAACTTCAAAATGGACAAGAAAGCTAA